The Engystomops pustulosus chromosome 1, aEngPut4.maternal, whole genome shotgun sequence genome has a window encoding:
- the LOC140084027 gene encoding protein kinase C delta type-like produces MGNRKRKKKWDSTINKKKGGKKMVLGEGDTTTEKKNPPPEIRMDAKKSDKTHPSRIKVKEDITFLGTVQKRWDRLVGYVTKQADNIINKIHIRKRHRHTVSDSKIIVGTKEEGDEENVRKRKQEEPAPSRDDVSDDCSGPSNKHRKTTVPLTLDKFILLSVLGEGSYGKVLLATDVIRNENVALKMVKKRCIIEFPESLVEQQILRITHKNNFLIHGYGAFHTENYAYFVTELAHGGDLCHYVWKNHLHMDTIRFITAEIICGLKFLHANGIVHRDMKLDNVLLTGDGHAKITDFGLALCGVYERVNARDYPGTPGYGAPEMILGHSYNAGVDWFALGVILYNMIFRCKAFPGENCEDIERKVLHSEPSYGNLTDHVTLDILARLLFKDQSIRLGVNGDIKNHPFFSSMNWTDIETGKAASPVVIRKPIDVFMSQHLLPPCSEDVKKPIPSKQQGIFADFQFVCPAWSTTYH; encoded by the coding sequence ATGGGCAacagaaagagaaaaaagaaatggGATTCAACAATAAACAAAAAGAAAGGTGGAAAGAAGATGGTTCTCGGTGAAGGGGACACCACAACTGAAAAGAAGAATCCTCCCCCAGAGATAAGAATGGATGCAAAGAAATCTGATAAAACACATCCCTCCAGAATTAAGGTAAAAGAGGATATTACATTCTTAGGAACAGTACAAAAGAGATGGGACAGACTTGTTGGCTATGTTACAAAACAAGCTGacaacataataaataaaatccaTATTAGAAAGAGACATAGACATACTGTGAGTGATAGCAAAATCATAGTAGGCACAAAAGAAGAGGGGGATGAAGAAAATGTGAGGAAGAGGAAACAGGAAGAACCAGCCCCTTCACGTGATGATGTGTCAGATGATTGCAGTGGTCCTAGTAACAAACACCGTAAGACTACTGTGCCACTTACATTGGATAAGTTCATCCTCCTTAGCGTCCTGGGAGAAGGAAGTTATGGCAAAGTCTTATTGGCCACTGATGTGATCCGTAATGAAAATGTGGCCCTTAAAATGGTTAAGAAGAGATGTATCATAGAATTTCCTGAATCCTTAGTAGAACAACAAATACTTAGGATCACTCACAAAAACAACTTCCTAATCCACGGGTATGGTGCGTTCCACACTGAGAATTATGCATACTTTGTGACCGAACTGGCTCATGGAGGGGATTTGTGCCATTATGTATGGAAGAACCATCTCCACATGGACACAATAAGATTCATAACAGCTGAAATCATCTGTGGCTTGAAATTCCTGCACGCAAATGGAATTGTACACCGTGACATGAAACTTGACAATGTTCTACTGACTGGAGATGGCCATGCAAAGATAACAGATTTTGGACTAGCTCTTTGTGGTGTCTATGAAAGAGTTAATGCTAGAGATTACCCAGGAACACCTGGGTATGGTGCTCCTGAGATGATACTTGGCCACTCATACAATGCAGGAGTAGATTGGTTCGCCTTAGGTGTTATTCTGTATAACATGATATTCCGATGTAAAGCATTCCCAGGAGAAAACTGTGAAGATATTGAAAGGAAAGTTCTTCACAGTGAACCATCATACGGAAACCTTACTGACCATGTAACTCTGGATATTCTAGCAAGACTCCTATTTAAAGACCAGTCTATTCGGCTGGGGGTAAATGGGGACATCAAAAATCACCCCTTCTTTTCCAGTATGAACTGGACAGACATTGAAACAGGAAAAGCAGCATCTCCAGTTGTAATCAGGAAACCCATAGATGTCTTCATGAGCCAGCATCTGCTTCCACCATGCAGTGAAGATGTTAAAAAGCCAATTCCCTCTAAACAACAGGGTATTTTTGCAGATTTTCAATTTGTGTGTCCAGCATGGAGTACAACCTACCACTAA